The Gemmatimonadaceae bacterium genome contains the following window.
AAGAGCTCGCGTCCGTTCGGGGCCCAGAGCGGTTCGGTGCCGCCATCGACGGAGATCAGCCACTTGCCGGTCGAGACGTCAGGGAACGGGCGGACATAGACCTCGTAGCGGCCAGTTTCGGAAGACGCATAGGCGACCCAACGCCCGTCGGGCGAGACCGTCACCGAGTTCTCGGGGTGGATGCTGTTGGCGAGGATGACCGGCGTCGTGTCGCCCACCGTGCGGCGCGCATAGAGATTGGCGGCGGTCCCCCCTCCCGCGCGGTACACGAGCCAGGCGCCGTCGTTGGTGAGGAGCGCCTCCTGCACCGCCTGCTCCTCGCCCATCGAGGGTGGGAAGCGCAGGATCGGCTCGCTGTTCCCTGTGCCGTCGGCCCGTCGCGCGAACGCAGATCGGATGCCGTCGGTCTGGCTGATGAACAGGATGCGGCGTCCGTCCGGCGACCATGAGGGTCGGATATCGAGGCCGCCCTCGAACGTGAGTTTCGAGGCGTTGCCGGACTGGTTCAGGCGCCGCACCCAAAGATTGGTCACGCCGGCGTCCTGAATTGCGATGGCGAGTTGTGAACCGTCCGGCGAGACGGACACATGACTGGCGCGCGGTGCCCATCCCTCGGCGATGGGCGATGCCTTGCCATCGCGGTCTACCCAGACGGGTGCGCCGCCGTCGGAGGCGCCGGCGCCTGTCGTGTACACCAGCGTTCCATCCGAGGAGATGGCGAGGTCAGGCACGGCGAGGTTGCCGCGTAGCTCGACGTCACGGGCGAGCACCACCGGTTCGCCGGAGACCGTCATCTCGTCCTGGTCGAACGCGACTGCCATCAATGCGCGGTCCGCCGTCACGTAGAGCAGGTGGCCAGTCTCCGCGTAGCGCGCGTAGACGCCGCGGACCAGCACCTTGTGGGCTCCGGTCGCCGTGGAGGCAACGGCAATCACTCGCGACGCGACACCACCCTCGCCCTGGATCACCGTAAAGAGCACCCCTTCGCCATTTGGCAGCGCGGACGGCGCGATGTGGTCGCGTTCCCCGCGCGCCGAATCCAGCTGCGTGAACCATTCCGTCTTGCCACCCTCCGCGACTGACACGCGGACGAGCGAGACCGGGCCGAGCCCGTCGGCGTAGATGAACCCATCGGGGCTCCACGTCGCGCCCGCCGCTCCGACCCGGGCGTCGTCCAGCACCATCGGCGGGCCGCCACTGAGCGTCATGAGATGCAGCCCGCTACTCCGCTCAAACCCAATCCTGCTTCCGTCCGGGGAGAAGAACGGCGCCACCGGATTCTCGGTGCCGGCGAGTGCGCGGCTCTCCAGCGCGTTCCGCTCGCGCACCCACAGGTTGACCTGCGGCGGCACGCCACCGGTGTAGACGATCCGCGATCCGTCCGGCGACAGTGCCAGGCGCAGCCATAGGCCGGTGATGCGGCCGTCATCTGGCAGTCGGATGCTGTACCGAGAGACCGGCTGCGAAGGCGCGGGGCGAGTCAGCAACCAGGCGGCAACTCCTCCGACCAACACCAGGGCGGCAGCCAGGCTGGTCGCGAGACGATTCAACTGCCAGGGCGCGGCGGAACGCATTCCAGCAGCTGTGCGAGTCGCAACAGTGAACGTCGTGTTCCCGAGTGCCTCGGCGAATGCTTGCGCCGAGGCAAAGCGGTCCGCCGGCAGCTTGGCCAGCGCCTTCTCCAACGCCGCTGCGACATTCTCGGGTACAGCACTCCGCAGTTCCGTCACCGGCTGCGCCCGCTCGGCGATGATCTTCATGATGATCTGCTGCGCGCTGCCGCCCGTGTGCGGCGGCTCGCCGGCGAGCATCTCGTAGCACACGCTGGCCAGCGAGTACACGTCGCTGCGCGCGGTAATCGACTTGTCAGCGGTCGCCTGCTCCGGCGACATGTAGTGCGGCGTGCCGAGACTGAGCCCGGTCTCCGTCATGCGCCCGCCGGCCGCCGCGCTGACCGCGAGCGCGATGCCGAAGTCCGCGACCATCGGGCGTCCGCCCTGCAGAAGAATGTTCTCCGGCTTGATGTCGCGGTGGATGACGCCGCGGCTGTGCGCGTAGTGGAGGGCGTCGGCGATCTCTCGCGTGATGCGGATGGCCTCGTCCACCCCGAGTTGCGTCTCGCGGTTGAGCCGGTCGCGGAGCGTCTCGCCGTCGATGAACGGCATCACATAGAACAGGAAGCCGTCGGCCTCGCCGGAGTCGAAGAGCGGCAGGATGTGCGGATGCGACAGCGCCGCGGTGGTCTTGATCTCGACCACGAAGCGTTCGGCGCCCAGCACGGCGGCCAGCTCCGGCTTGAGGACCTTGAGGGCAACCTTGCGGTCGTGCTTGAGGTCCTCGGCCAGGTACACGGTGGCCATGCCGCCGGCGCCGAGTTCGCGCTCGATGCGGTAGCGGTCGGCCAGCGCGGCCACGAGACGGCTGGGAATTTCAGGCATCGCGGAAAAAGATGCAGCGCCTTCGGGCGGGCCGCGACCAGCGGGCGCAGCCGACCCGCGCGGCTCGAAGCCCGATACAATGTCAGTACATATGTATTGACAAAGGGATCTTTGATTTGTACGCTCCAGCATGCCCGCCCGGACCCTTCAGCTGCAGATCCGCGTGACCCCCCAGCAGAAGGCCGCGTTGCGCGCCCGCGCCCGCGCCGCCGGCGTCGGCATGTCGGAGTACGTATTGGCGCGTGTGCTGCCGGAGTCGCGCGATCGCTTCCGCGCGCTGGTCGCCGCCCTCGCCAACACCGCGGACGCGCGTGCGGTGCTAGCCGAGTTGAACGAAATGTTGACCGGACTGTCGGCCAGTGAGTTGGCAGCAGCCGTCGAGCAGGCCGAGCTGCGCGGTCTCTCGCTGTACCTCGCCAACTACCTGGCGGCGATGGTGGAGAAGGCCGCCGACCGCAAGCGCGTGATGCCACCGGCGTGGACGCGACGCGTCGAACCGCTCGAGTCGCCGCACTTCGCCAGCTCGCTCGTGAGTCTTCGCCCCCACCTGCTCCGCAACGCCCCGGTGCCCTTCAAGCGTCGCAACATCTTCGTGGACGCCAGCATCGGCGATCGGGTCTGAGCCGTGGCGCGTCACGCCTTCACGGCCGCCGAGATCCATCGGCTGTTCGCGCTGCTCAACGACGAACTCGCCACGACAGACACGCAGGCCGAGCTCTACTTGGTTGGCGGCGCGGTGATGTGCCTGGCCTTCGGTGCGCGCGAGTCGACGCGGGACGTCGATGCGATGTTCGTGCCCACGCGCGAGGTCCGCAGCGCAGCAGCACGCGTCGCGGCCCAGGCCGGGGTGCCCGAGACCTGGCTCAACGATGCGGTGAAGTCCTTCCTCGGCGACCGCGGCGAGTTCGATCCGTTCCTCGAACTCCCACAGCTACGCGTATTCACCGCGCGCCCGGAGTATCTGCTCGCCCTCAAGTGCGCCGCGATGCGGCTCGGCGAGGAGTTCAGTGATCTCGACGACGTGCGCTACCTGCTGCGCTATCTCAATCTCACGTCGTCGCGCGAGGCTTTGGAGATCGTCGCCCGCTACGTCGGCGAGGACGCCATCCCGGTGAAGACGCGGCTGGCGCTTGAGGAGTTGCTCGACGCCTGACTAGCGAGAGCGCTGCGCAAGCCGCGCCCGCACATCCTCGATCCAATGCAGCATCACCTCGACCTGCAGCTGCGCGCCGCGCACGGGCCGCAACATCAGGAAGCGCCCGTCGCGTGCAATGTCCCAGCTGATGTCGCCGAAGTGGTCGCGGAGATACGTGCCACGGAACAGTTCACGCGGCGGGGTGCGCTCCAGCGTATTGCCTTGCACGGAAATGCCCACCGCGTAGACGACGCCGCTCCGGCGGTAGTAGAGCGTGCGGCCGTCGTTCGACCACGTGGGTTCCTCGCCACCATCCGTGCTAATCACCCAATTGTCGTCGAGGGCAGGGAAGGGGCGCACGTGGATGCCCTGCCGTCCGCTCTCGGTGGACTGATACGCGAGCCATCGCCCGTCGGGCGAGAATCGCGCAGCGCGTTGTTCGCCCTGGATCGGGATGCGGCGTGACTCACGGGTCGCGAGGTCCATCACGAAGAGATCGTTCGCGTCCTTGGACACACCCGAGCCTCCATCGCCGAACGTCGCACCGTACCAGGCCAACCACTTGCCGTCGCGGGACACGTCGGTGGGCCAGGCGTCACCATTGCTGGTGGTCATCAGCGTGTCGAGGTCCTGCGTGCCATCGGCGCGCACCACGCCCAAGCCTCCGAAGGGTCGATTGCCGAGCGAGGTGATGATGGCCCGCTCGTCCGGCAGCCACACCGGCTCGGTGTATCCGGCAATCGACACCTGCGTGCCGTTGCGCAGGTTGTAGACCACCATGCCGGACTCGCGGTGGGGACTCGCCACGATACGCGCGCCGCTCGGCGACACGCGCGGCCAGCGGAACGGGTGTCTCGGCAGTCCGAGCGACGTGGCCACACCGGACGGCGACACCCACACCATCTCCAGCGGCACGGCGGTGCTGGAGTCCGTCCAGGCAATGGATCGGCCCACGCGCAGGACCGACGGCAGCACGAGCCCCAGCGGCTCGCCACGCAGCTGCAGGCTGCGCGCGTCGTAGCGCGAGGCACGCTGTTGGCCAGCCTGCTCGAAGAAGAGGATATCGTCGACGACGCGCACCCGTGACAGTCCTGCCAGCACGCTGCGCTCGCCCCTGCCGTCGGCATCAAAGACGCGGACCCGCACGCCCGCGGGCGATTCCCCCTCGAGCAACAGACGGCCGTCCGGCAGCACGTTGATGCCGTCGAGCCGCTCGCGCAGTCCCGAGTCCGCGGCAATCAGCAGGCTCGGCTCGCCTCCCCCGGCCGGCAACGCCCACACGCCGAGTGCGCCCGTCACCAGGATCCGTCCATCGGGATGCCACACCGCCGCCGTCAGGTCCCAAGGGCGCTCGTCGATCGCGCCGATGCGCGTCGGTTGCTCGGCGTCGAGCTCGAACCGCCAGATCTCCGATTCCCGGAAGAAGGCGAGGGCCCTCGAGTCCGGCGAGAAGACGGGCCAGAACCCTCCGCCGGGAATCTCGCGGACCTCGGTGCCGGCCATTGGTCGGACGTAGAGACGCGCGCCGTTCCAAGCAGCCGCACCGAAGGCGAGATATCGCGCGTCCGGCGACACCACGGGTTCGGCAAGGTCGCTGCCGGCGCGCGCCATCAGGCTGACGAGGTTGCTGTCGAACGGCAGCGGGACCGCGAAGCGTGCCACGACCGGTGTGGTGGGCGATGCAGGTTTGAGCGCGAAGCCCGCGGCAACGCCGGCCAGCAGCACCAGCGCGGTTCCGGCGACCATCACGGCGCGGCTCGGACCGCGCGGCGCGGCTTTGCCTGCCGGGCTCAGGGTTGTCGAGCTGGTGAAGCCTGGGTCCCGCAGCGCGTGTGCGAAGGCGTCGGCACTGTTGAAGCGGTCGGCGGGCAGCTTCTCGAGCGCCTGCGCCAGGGCGGCGGCCACGTGCGGCGGCACGTTCTTGCGATACCGCGTCACCGGCTCCACCGGCTCGGCGATGATCTTCATGATGATCTGTTGCGCGCTGCCGCCGAGGTGCGGGGGCTGGCCGGCGAGCATCTCGTAGCAGACGCTGGCGAGCGAGTAGACGTCGCTGCGGCCGGTGATCTCCTTCTCGGCCGTGGCCTGCTCCGGCGACATGTAGTGCGGGGTGCCGAGGCTTAAGCCAGTTTCGGTCATCCGTCCGCCGGCGGCGGCGCTCACCGCCAGCGCGATGCCGAAGTCGGCCACCATGGGGCGGCCGTTG
Protein-coding sequences here:
- a CDS encoding protein kinase is translated as MPEIPSRLVAALADRYRIERELGAGGMATVYLAEDLKHDRKVALKVLKPELAAVLGAERFVVEIKTTAALSHPHILPLFDSGEADGFLFYVMPFIDGETLRDRLNRETQLGVDEAIRITREIADALHYAHSRGVIHRDIKPENILLQGGRPMVADFGIALAVSAAAGGRMTETGLSLGTPHYMSPEQATADKSITARSDVYSLASVCYEMLAGEPPHTGGSAQQIIMKIIAERAQPVTELRSAVPENVAAALEKALAKLPADRFASAQAFAEALGNTTFTVATRTAAGMRSAAPWQLNRLATSLAAALVLVGGVAAWLLTRPAPSQPVSRYSIRLPDDGRITGLWLRLALSPDGSRIVYTGGVPPQVNLWVRERNALESRALAGTENPVAPFFSPDGSRIGFERSSGLHLMTLSGGPPMVLDDARVGAAGATWSPDGFIYADGLGPVSLVRVSVAEGGKTEWFTQLDSARGERDHIAPSALPNGEGVLFTVIQGEGGVASRVIAVASTATGAHKVLVRGVYARYAETGHLLYVTADRALMAVAFDQDEMTVSGEPVVLARDVELRGNLAVPDLAISSDGTLVYTTGAGASDGGAPVWVDRDGKASPIAEGWAPRASHVSVSPDGSQLAIAIQDAGVTNLWVRRLNQSGNASKLTFEGGLDIRPSWSPDGRRILFISQTDGIRSAFARRADGTGNSEPILRFPPSMGEEQAVQEALLTNDGAWLVYRAGGGTAANLYARRTVGDTTPVILANSIHPENSVTVSPDGRWVAYASSETGRYEVYVRPFPDVSTGKWLISVDGGTEPLWAPNGRELFYRNGKGEMVAVAVSAGGGAPPTGLQRVLFDATAYATDQQQRAYGVSPDGRRFVMLAQDNVAGNTPLELIVVENFFEELKRLVPRR
- a CDS encoding serine/threonine-protein kinase produces the protein MPIPIRLTTALADRYRIERELGAGGMATVYLAEDLKHSRKVALKVLKPELAAVLGAERFVVEIKTTAALQHPHILPLFDSGEADGFLYYVMPFIDGETLRDKLNRESQLGVDEAVRITREIADALHYAHGNGVIHRDIKPENILLHNGRPMVADFGIALAVSAAAGGRMTETGLSLGTPHYMSPEQATAEKEITGRSDVYSLASVCYEMLAGQPPHLGGSAQQIIMKIIAEPVEPVTRYRKNVPPHVAAALAQALEKLPADRFNSADAFAHALRDPGFTSSTTLSPAGKAAPRGPSRAVMVAGTALVLLAGVAAGFALKPASPTTPVVARFAVPLPFDSNLVSLMARAGSDLAEPVVSPDARYLAFGAAAWNGARLYVRPMAGTEVREIPGGGFWPVFSPDSRALAFFRESEIWRFELDAEQPTRIGAIDERPWDLTAAVWHPDGRILVTGALGVWALPAGGGEPSLLIAADSGLRERLDGINVLPDGRLLLEGESPAGVRVRVFDADGRGERSVLAGLSRVRVVDDILFFEQAGQQRASRYDARSLQLRGEPLGLVLPSVLRVGRSIAWTDSSTAVPLEMVWVSPSGVATSLGLPRHPFRWPRVSPSGARIVASPHRESGMVVYNLRNGTQVSIAGYTEPVWLPDERAIITSLGNRPFGGLGVVRADGTQDLDTLMTTSNGDAWPTDVSRDGKWLAWYGATFGDGGSGVSKDANDLFVMDLATRESRRIPIQGEQRAARFSPDGRWLAYQSTESGRQGIHVRPFPALDDNWVISTDGGEEPTWSNDGRTLYYRRSGVVYAVGISVQGNTLERTPPRELFRGTYLRDHFGDISWDIARDGRFLMLRPVRGAQLQVEVMLHWIEDVRARLAQRSR